One window of Armatimonadota bacterium genomic DNA carries:
- a CDS encoding DUF4838 domain-containing protein, translating to MHAGHIIAMCALAGLIVGAQAAAEGLPLVKNGKSDYTIVLSKEASPSEEHAAEELQNFLFEISGAKLPIEIEGDTVPARMIVLGDGETRRLRGTPIDIRALGDEGYTIRTFGPDLIIVGGRLRGTMYGVYTFLEKVLGCRWYSPTVSYIPKQRTIILPRLDITETPSFEYREPFYSGAFDADWAARNKCNGNHAKLDDTRGGKVSYGRFVHTFAELIPPAKYFKDHPEYFSLVDGKRQDGYAQICMTNPEVLKIATDGVMKWIADDPKATIFSVSQNDTYKNCQCDACRAVDAEEGSPSGLMLRFVNAIADEVAKKHPNVLIDTLAYQWTEKPPKITKPRPNVRVRLCPISNCQHHPYERCEQNAGFMDNIRNWSNITDCLYIWHYNTVFPNYLLPLPDLDELKADVPMYKRFGVKGMFMQGTYNAGWGPDGGAGFMDDLKAYMLAKTLWDEGADVNLVIADFLVGFYGKAAEPIHEWLKAMHKKVRDENLHGNIWANEGAGHLSPEILAKGEECFDRAEKLAENPGVLARVKHARLSLEYVKVMREAKRAGEKGTPEEKAAALGWLTDFRDRCKADGITQWSEWQPMDANFDALAAPLRK from the coding sequence ATGCATGCAGGACACATCATCGCAATGTGCGCGCTCGCAGGACTTATCGTCGGCGCTCAGGCCGCCGCGGAAGGACTTCCGCTCGTGAAGAATGGCAAAAGCGACTACACGATCGTGCTCTCGAAGGAGGCTTCCCCGTCAGAGGAGCATGCCGCTGAGGAACTTCAGAACTTCCTGTTCGAGATCAGCGGCGCGAAGCTGCCGATCGAGATCGAGGGAGACACGGTCCCGGCTCGGATGATCGTCCTCGGCGACGGAGAGACTCGCCGGCTGAGGGGCACTCCGATAGATATCAGGGCGCTCGGCGACGAGGGCTACACGATCCGCACCTTCGGCCCGGACCTCATCATCGTCGGGGGCAGGTTGCGAGGCACGATGTACGGCGTCTACACGTTCCTGGAAAAGGTGCTCGGGTGCCGGTGGTATTCACCGACCGTGAGCTACATTCCGAAGCAGCGGACCATCATCCTGCCGAGGCTCGACATCACCGAGACGCCGAGCTTCGAGTACCGCGAACCGTTCTACTCCGGCGCTTTCGATGCGGACTGGGCCGCGCGCAACAAGTGCAACGGCAACCATGCCAAACTCGACGACACTCGGGGCGGCAAGGTGAGCTACGGCCGGTTCGTCCATACGTTCGCCGAACTGATCCCACCCGCCAAGTACTTCAAAGACCACCCCGAGTACTTCTCGCTGGTCGACGGCAAGCGCCAGGACGGCTATGCCCAGATCTGCATGACCAATCCCGAGGTCCTGAAGATCGCCACCGACGGCGTGATGAAGTGGATCGCCGATGACCCTAAGGCGACGATATTCTCCGTCTCCCAGAACGATACGTACAAGAACTGCCAGTGCGACGCGTGCAGAGCCGTCGATGCCGAGGAGGGCAGTCCCTCCGGCCTCATGCTCCGCTTCGTCAACGCGATCGCCGACGAGGTGGCAAAGAAGCATCCGAACGTGCTGATTGACACACTCGCCTATCAATGGACCGAGAAGCCGCCGAAGATCACCAAGCCGAGGCCGAACGTCCGCGTCCGCCTCTGTCCCATCTCCAACTGCCAGCACCATCCCTATGAGCGGTGCGAGCAGAACGCGGGCTTCATGGACAACATTCGCAACTGGAGCAATATCACCGACTGTCTCTACATCTGGCACTACAACACGGTCTTCCCGAACTACCTGCTCCCGCTCCCGGACCTTGACGAGTTGAAGGCCGACGTTCCGATGTACAAGCGGTTCGGCGTAAAGGGCATGTTCATGCAGGGCACGTACAACGCCGGTTGGGGTCCCGACGGCGGCGCGGGTTTCATGGACGACCTGAAAGCCTACATGCTCGCCAAGACGCTCTGGGACGAGGGCGCGGACGTGAACCTGGTGATCGCCGATTTCCTGGTCGGCTTCTACGGCAAGGCCGCCGAGCCGATTCACGAGTGGCTGAAGGCGATGCACAAGAAGGTTCGCGACGAGAACCTGCACGGCAACATCTGGGCCAATGAAGGCGCCGGTCACCTGTCGCCGGAGATCCTGGCGAAGGGCGAGGAGTGCTTCGACAGGGCCGAGAAGCTGGCGGAGAACCCCGGGGTACTCGCCCGCGTAAAGCATGCCCGCCTCTCGCTCGAGTATGTCAAGGTCATGCGCGAGGCCAAGCGTGCCGGCGAGAAGGGCACGCCCGAGGAGAAAGCCGCCGCACTCGGATGGCTGACCGACTTCCGCGACCGGTGCAAGGCCGACGGAATCACCCAATGGTCCGAGTGGCAGCCGATGGACGCCAACTTCGATGCCCTCGCCGCACCGCTACGGAAATGA
- a CDS encoding homocysteine synthase: MDRKLGFDTIALHGGQSPDPATGSRAVPIYQTTSYVFKDTDHAARLFSLSEAGNIYTRIMNPTTGVLEERVAMLEGGMGALAVSSGQSAEMISILNLAKAGDEIVSSSSLYGGTYTLFKHTLSRLGIEAEFVDGSDPANFAKAITPRTKCLYTETIGNPGLNVPDIEGIAKVARDAGIPLIIDNTFATPYLCRPIEHGADVVVHSLTKWMGGHGTSIGGAIVDSGRFDWTNGKFPHFTEPDPSYHGMVFSDACGPAAYIARARVALLRDLGPAISPFNAFLIMQGIETLSLRMERHCSNALKVAEYLEKHPSVSWVTYPGLPSHPDHERAKKYLPKGAGGMLGFGIKDGKQAGIKFINSVELLSHLANVGDAKSLVIHPASTTHQQLTPEEQRASGVTEDFIRMSVGIEDVNDIIADIEQALAKSRA; encoded by the coding sequence ATGGACAGGAAACTCGGCTTCGACACCATCGCGCTGCACGGCGGACAATCTCCCGATCCGGCTACCGGATCGCGGGCGGTGCCCATCTATCAGACGACGTCGTACGTGTTCAAGGACACGGACCACGCGGCGCGCCTGTTCTCGCTGAGCGAGGCAGGCAACATCTACACGCGGATCATGAACCCGACGACGGGTGTTCTGGAGGAGAGAGTCGCGATGCTGGAGGGCGGCATGGGCGCGCTCGCCGTGTCGTCCGGGCAGTCGGCGGAGATGATATCGATCCTGAACCTGGCGAAGGCGGGCGACGAGATCGTTTCGTCGTCGAGCCTCTATGGCGGAACGTATACGCTCTTCAAGCATACACTGTCACGGCTTGGCATCGAGGCTGAGTTCGTCGATGGGAGCGATCCCGCGAACTTCGCGAAGGCGATCACGCCCCGGACGAAATGCCTGTACACTGAGACCATCGGCAACCCGGGGCTCAACGTGCCGGACATCGAGGGCATCGCGAAGGTCGCGCGCGACGCGGGCATCCCGCTGATCATAGACAACACGTTCGCCACGCCTTATCTGTGCCGACCGATCGAGCACGGCGCGGACGTAGTGGTCCATTCGCTGACGAAGTGGATGGGAGGCCACGGCACGTCCATCGGAGGCGCGATCGTGGACTCGGGCAGGTTCGACTGGACGAACGGCAAGTTCCCGCACTTCACGGAGCCCGATCCGAGCTACCACGGCATGGTCTTTTCCGACGCGTGCGGTCCGGCAGCATACATCGCCCGGGCGAGGGTCGCGCTTCTGCGCGATCTTGGTCCGGCTATCAGTCCGTTCAACGCGTTCCTGATCATGCAGGGCATCGAAACGCTCTCTCTCAGGATGGAGAGGCACTGCTCGAACGCGCTGAAGGTGGCGGAGTATTTGGAGAAGCACCCGAGCGTATCGTGGGTGACGTATCCGGGCCTCCCGAGCCATCCCGACCACGAGCGCGCGAAAAAGTACCTGCCGAAGGGCGCAGGCGGGATGCTCGGCTTCGGCATCAAGGACGGGAAGCAAGCCGGCATCAAGTTCATCAACTCGGTCGAACTGCTCAGCCACCTGGCGAACGTCGGCGATGCCAAGTCGCTCGTCATACATCCCGCGAGCACGACTCACCAGCAGCTCACGCCTGAGGAGCAGCGCGCGTCGGGTGTTACCGAGGACTTCATCCGCATGTCGGTCGGCATCGAGGACGTGAACGACATCATCGCAGATATCGAACAGGCGCTGGCGAAATCACGAGCGTAG